A single region of the Brassica rapa cultivar Chiifu-401-42 chromosome A03, CAAS_Brap_v3.01, whole genome shotgun sequence genome encodes:
- the LOC103860859 gene encoding root meristem growth factor 6 — MSCSVRSRFAMVLCIIILLLSSNVGYASARRLGLRKHHHKVASLVHGGGKRRVLGGIETGEVVVMDYPQPHRKPPIHNEKA; from the coding sequence ATGTCTTGCTCTGTAAGGAGTAGATTCGCGATGGTGTTATGTATCATTATTTTGCTTTTGTCATCCAATGTTGGATATGCCAGTGCTCGTCGGCTAGGGCTTCGCAAGCATCACCACAAGGTTGCTTCTCTCGTACATGGCGGAGGGAAAAGGAGGGTGCTTGGTGGAATCGAGACAGGGGAAGTAGTGGTCATGGACTATCCTCAGCCTCATCGTAAGCCTCCCATCCACAACGAGAAGGCTTAA
- the LOC103860860 gene encoding autophagy-related protein 8f, with protein sequence MAKSTFKEEHDLEKRSAEAARIREKYSDRIPVIVEKAEKSDIPTIDKKKYLVPADLTVGQFVYVIRKRIKLNSEKAIFIFVDNVLPPTGALMSAVYEEKKDDDGFLYVTYSGEHTFGST encoded by the exons ATGGCAAAAAGCACGTTCAAGGAAGAGCATGACCTAG agaagagaagtgcAGAGGCTGCTCGGATTAGAGAGAAATATTCAGATAGGATTCCG GTGATTGTTGAGAAGGCTGAGAAGAGTGATATACCAACCATCGACAAGAAAAA ataCCTAGTCCCTGCTGATTTGACAGTGGGACAATTCGTGTATGTCATTCGCAAAAGAATCAAACTCAATTCAGAAAAGGCCATCTTTATATTTGTCGACAATGTCCTTCCTCCAACAG GTGCTCTTATGTCTGCTGTGTATGAAGAGAAAAAGGATGATGATGGGTTCCTCTATGTCACTTACAGCGGAGAACACACATTTGGATCAACATAG